In Trichoderma asperellum chromosome 1, complete sequence, a single window of DNA contains:
- a CDS encoding uncharacterized protein (EggNog:ENOG41), with translation MPHQRRKSGPYTTHSSTTDVRKTVTATPAQYKRPVMTRRHTPSSAQKLGRGNREYTEVYDNERESFPQFCMTCEKQFIPHGEMLYCSETCRWSDQDSSLQQPSSIHSYFSAAHTTQPHYTLEKPEPRDIVPRASPSRPSSMHFSNSPPATPGSTLNYHTSAMSALRSLSMRPPSPTSPTGSGIWPFSRSSATSPNNSYTRHSSGHTYDLGYGSAYSHEAASGGMERPLPPRNPGSSSSSRPKSIELLVPMFSR, from the exons ATGCCTCATCAGCGACGAAAGTCGGGACCTTACACTACCCACTCGTCTACAACAGACGTACGAAAGACTGTTACTGCAACTCCTGCGCAATACAAGCGACCAGTCATGACCCGACGACACACTCCATCCAGTGCCCAAAAGCTGGGACGAGGCAACCGGGAATACACCGAGGTGTATGATAACGAGAGGGAGAGCTTTCCTCAGTTTTG CATGACCTGCGAAAAGCAATTTATCCCCCACGGCGAGATGTTATACTGCTCCGAGAC ATGCCGCTGGAGCGATCAAGACTCGTCTTTGCAGCAACCGTCTTCCATTCACAGCTACTTCAGTGCCGCGCATACTACCCAGCCTCACTACACTCTTGAAAAGCCCGAGCCCCGTGATATTGTGCCGCGAGCATCGCCGTCGAGGCCCAGCTCCATGCACTTCAGCAACTCCCCGCCAGCAACGCCAGGCAGCACCCTCAACTACCACACCTCCGCCATGTCTGCTCTGCGATCGCTTAGCATGAGGCCGCCCAGCCCTACCTCACCCACAGGGAGTGGCATCTGGCCCTTCAGCCGCAGCTCGGCCACCAGCCCCAACAACTCGTACACGCGACACTCATCCGGCCACACGTACGACCTGGGCTACGGTAGTGCCTACTCGCACGAAGCTGCATCTGGAGGCATGGAGCGACCACTACCACCGCGAAACcctggcagcagctccagctctcgGCCAAAGAGCATCGAGCTGCTAGTCCCCATGTTTTCTCGGTGA
- a CDS encoding uncharacterized protein (TransMembrane:10 (i261-278o284-303i484-507o538-559i1052-1071o1091-1113i1134-1158o1170-1187i1199-1218o1238-1257i)) — MAGRQPMGRHGGPSNNDDLLLDLDNEQPIYSAGQRSALNDDDLARAYDLDHDPQSRPSVSYDDFVGAEPSYPQAGRSMGAQVAQPSGHSGPYHSQQFSQSSDLDNYQRYADDFDDYPEDDMYYQQGGTGDAGQSSAARNNAMARNSVLTLGGGFFGKLKHRLGMGQGYSEMDLPLTEPGARGPPQQQQQQEQQPKGNMMSNFKFGFGRGKPDPSTMGPRIIHLNNPPANAANKYTGNYISTAKYNIATFLPKFLFEQFSKVANIFFLFTAALQQIPGLSPTNKYTTIGPLAIVLLVSAIKELVEDYRRRTADNALNTSLARVLRGSNFTETKWNAVTVGDVVRVESEEPFPADLVLLASSEPEGLCYIETANLDGETNLKIKQALPETSTMVSPSELSRLGGRIKSEQPNSSLYTYEATLTMQAGGGEKELALNPEQLLLRGATLRNTPWIHGIVVFTGHETKLMRNATATPIKRTKVERQLNWLVLMLVGMLLVLSLICTIGDLIMRGATGDSLSYLYLDKINSAGTATGVFFKDMVTYWVLFSALVPISLFVSIELVKYWHGILINDDLDMYYDKNDTPATCRTSSLVEELGMVEYVFSDKTGTLTCNQMEFKQCSIGGIMYAEEVPEDRRSTGMDDEESAIFDFKALRANLEGGHETAGMIDHFLALLATCHTVIPEMDEKGQVKYQAASPDEGALVAGAVTLGYKFTARKPRSVIIEASGRPQEYELLAVCEFNSTRKRMSAIFRCPDGKVRIYCKGADTVILERLNDQNPHVETTLRHLEEYASEGLRTLCLAMREVPEQEYQEWRQIFDTAATTVGGNRAEELDKAAEIIEHDFYLLGATAIEDRLQDGVPETIHTLQQANIKVWVLTGDRQETAINIGMSCKLLSEDMMLLIVNEETAAATRDNIQKKLDAIRTQGDGTIEMESLALIIDGKSLTYALEKGLDKLFLDLAIMCKAVICCRVSPLQKALVVKLVKKHRKQSILLAIGDGANDVSMIQAAHIGVGISGEEGLQAARSADVAIAQFRYLRKLLLVHGAWSYQRVSKTILFSFYKNIALYLTQFWYTFQNVFSGQVIYESWTLSFYNVFFTFFPPLAIGILDQFISARLLDRYPQLYMMGQQNSAFKLKVFAQWIVNAVYHSLVLYIFAELIWYSDVIDNQGQTDGHWVWGTALYGAVLLTVLGKAALVTNNWTKYHVLAIPGSMAVWWVFIAVYGTVAPKIHISTEYFGVIPKLYSSPVFWLQTFVLACLCLSRDFAWKYAKRMYFPQTYHHIQEIQKYNIQDYRPRMEQFQKAIRKVRQVQRMRKQRGYAFSQADESQTRVLQAYDTTKHRGRYGEMESSRPIDGI, encoded by the exons ATGGCTGGACGACAACCTATGGGACGCCATGGCGGGCCCTCAAATAACGACGACCTTTTGCTTGACCTGGACAACGAGCAGCCGATCTACAGCGCAGGACAGCGGTCGGCCCTGAACGACGACGATCTTGCACGAGCCTATGACCTTGACCACGACCCGCAGAGCCGGCCCTCTGTGTCCTACGATGACTTTGTCGGAGCCGAGCCGTCATATCCACAAGCAGGTCGCTCCATGGGAGCGCAGGTGGCGCAACCATCAGGACACTCGGGGCCGTATCACTCTCAGCAATTCAGCCAATCATCAGACCTCGACAACTATCAGCGCTACGCCGACGACTTCGACGACTATCCTGAAGATGACATGTATTACCAGCAAGGAGGCACTGGGGATGCGGGGCAGTCCTCAGCTGCTAGAAACAATGCGATGGCCCGCAACAGCGTGCTGACTCTGGGAGGAGGGTTTTTCGGCAAGTTGAAGCATAGGCTTGGGATGGGCCAGGGCTATTCCGAGATGGATTTGCCCTTGACAGAGCCCGGGGCGAGGGGCCCgccgcaacaacagcagcagcaggaacaACAGCCCAAGGGGAATATGATGAGCAACTTCAAGTTTGGCTTTGGCCGTGGCAAACCTGATCCTTCGACTATGGGACCAAGAATTATTCATCTTAACAACCCTCCCGCGAATGCCGCTAACAAGTACACTGGCAATTACATTTCAACGGCCAAGTACAACATCGCTACATTTCTACCCAAATTTCTCTTTGAACAATTTTCCAAGGTTGCaaacatcttcttcttgttcacAGCCGCTTTGCAACAGATTCCCGGTCTTTCGCCCACGAACAAATATACGACAATCGGACCATTGGCCATTGTGCTCTTGGTCTCCGCTATTAAGGAGTTGGTGGAGGATTATCGAAGACGAACGGCGGATAATGCTCTTAATACTTCTCTGGCGCGAGTTCTACGTGGTTCAAATTTTACGGAAACGAAATGGAATGCTGTGACAGTTGGCGATGTAGTTAGAGTCGAGTCTGAGGAGCCTTTTCCGGCCGATCTGGTTCTCCTGGCAAGTTCCGAGCCCGAAGGTCTCTGTTATATCGAAACAGCAAACCTGGACGGCGAGACCAACTTGAAGATTAAGCAAGCTCTCCCCGAGACTTCGACAATGGTATCCCCTAGCGAGCTGAGCCGACTAGGCGGGCGCATCAAGTCGGAACAGCCCAACAGCAGCCTGTACACGTACGAAGCGACATTGACGATGCAAGCAggtggaggagagaaggagcTCGCGTTGAATCCTGAGCAGCTACTCCTCCGAGGCGCCACTTTGCGAAATACCCCATGGATCCATGGCATCGTCGTTTTCACTGGCCACGAAACTAAGCTAATGCGAAACGCCACAGCGACGCCAATTAAGCGGACCAAGGTCGAGAGACAGCTCAACTGGCTCGTGCTCATGCTAGTCGGAATGCTGTTGGTACTTAGCCTCATCTGTACCATTGGCGACTTGATTATGCGCGGCGCTACGGGCGACTCGCTTTCATATCTGTACCTGGATAAAATCAACAGCGCTGGAACTGCAACTGGAGTCTTCTTCAAAGATATGGTTACATATTGGGTGTTGTTCTCTGCCTTGGtccccatctctctcttcgtTAGTATAGAATTGGTCAAATACTGGCATGGTATTCTTATCAATGACGATCTTGACATGTACTACGATAAGAATGATACGCCGGCTACCTGCCGAACGTCGAGTTTGGTTGAGGAGCTTGGCATGGTTGAGTATGTATTCTCAGACAAGACTGGTACGCTTACCTGCAACCAGATGGAGTTCAAACAATGCTCTATTGGTGGCATTATGTATGCCGAAGAGGTTCCTGAAGACCGCCGATCGACTGGtatggacgacgaagagTCTGCTATCTTTGATTTCAAGGCGCTCCGAGCCAATCTGGAAGGAGGCCATGAGACTGCGGGAATGATTGATCATTTCCTTGCCCTGCTAGCCACTTGCCACACGGTTATCCCCGAAATGGACGAGAAAGGACAGGTTAAATACCAAGCAGCCTCCCCCGATGAAGGTGCGCTGGTGGCCGGAGCGGTCACCTTGGGTTACAAATTTACTGCTCGAAAACCCAGATCCGTCATTATCGAAGCGAGTGGCCGACCACAGGAATATGAATTACTAGCCGTCTGCGAATTCAACTCGACCCGTAAGCGAATGTCGGCCATCTTCCGCTGTCCGGATGGAAAGGTTCGAATCTACTGCAAGGGTGCCGATACCGTCATTTTGGAACGACTAAACGACCAAAATCCCCATGTTGAAACCACCTTGCGCCACCTGGAAGAGTACGCTTCGGAAGGTCTCAGGACGCTTTGTTTGGCTATGCGCGAAGTTCCGGAGCAGGAGTACCAAGAATGGCGCCAGATCTTCGACACGGCAGCGACGACTGTGGGCGGTAACCGAGCTGAAGAGCTGGACAAGGCTGCTGAAATTATTGAACATGACTTTTACCTTCTTGGCGCCACTGCTATCGAAGATCGTCTCCAAGATGGCGTACCAGAGACCATTCACACCCTTCAGCAGGCCAACATCAAGGTCTGGGTTTTGACCGGAGATCGACAGGAAACGGCCATCAATATCGGCATGAGTTGCAAGCTTCTCAGCGAAGACATGATGCTCCTGATTGTCAACGAAGAGACAGCCGCTGCAACCCGTGACAATatccagaagaagctcgaTGCCATTAGAACTCAAGGCGATGGTACCATTGAAATGGAGTCCCTCGCCCTCATCATTGACGGCAAGTCTCTCACCTATGCTCTTGAAAAGGGCTTAGACAAGCTCTTCCTCGATCTCGCCATCATGTGCAAAGCAGTCATCTGTTGCCGTGTGTCGCCTTTACAAAAAGCGTTGGTTGTCAAGCTGGTCAAGAAGCATCGGAAGCAGTCAATTCTTCTCGCTATTGGTGACGGAGCAAACGACGTTTCCATGATCCAGGCAGCACACATTGGTGTCGGTATTAGCGGTGAGGAAGGTCTACAAGCTGCACGAAGTGCAGACGTGGCTATTGCTCAGTTTAGGTATTTAcgaaagctgctgctcgttcACGGGGCTTGGAGCTACCAGCGAGTGAGCAAGACGATCCTGTTTTCCTTTTACAAGAACATCGCACTATACTTGACGCAGTTTTGGTATACGTTCCAGAATGTTTTCTCCGGCCAAGTTATTTACGAATCATGGACTTTGTCTTTCTACAACGTCTTCTTTACGTTTTTCCCGCCGCTTGCCATTGGTATCCTGGATCAGTTCATCTCTGCGCGGTTGCTTGATCGCTACCCTCAGCTCTATATGATGGGCCAGCAAAACTCTGCCTTCAAGCTCAAAGTTTTTGCGCAATGGATTGTCAACGCTGTGTATCATTCCCTCGTCCTCTACATCTTTGCCGAGTTGATCTGGTACAGCGATGTGATTGACAACCAGGGACAGACTGACGGTCACTGGGTGTGGGGCACGGCTCTGTACGGGGCTGTCCTCCTTACGGTCCTGGGTAAGGCGGCACTGGTAACGAACAACTGGACCAAGTACCATGTTCTGGCTATCCCGGGCAGCATGGCTGTCTGGTGGGTTTTCATTGCCGTATACGGTACCGTTGCGCCCAAGATCCACATCTCGACCGAGTACTTTGGCGTTATCCCTAAGCTGTACAGCAGCCCAGTCTTCTGGCTCCAAACCTTTGTGCTGGCATGTTTGTGTTTGTCGCGTGATTTTGCCTGGAAGTATGCCAAGCGAATGTACTTCCCACAGACGTACCACCACATTCAGGAGATtcaaaagtataatattcaGGACTACCGGCCTAG GATGGAACAATTTCAAAAGGCTATCCGCAAGGTTCGGCAGGTGCAGCGTATGCGTAAGCAGCGTGGCTATGCCTTTTCGCAGGCCGATGAGAGTCAGACGCGCGTGCTTCAGGCATATGATACGACAAAGCACCGAGGACGATATGGAGAAATGGAGAGCTCAAGACCAATAGACgggatataa
- a CDS encoding uncharacterized protein (EggNog:ENOG41) produces MVCSKCLKLTKSTKLATPEVKKKSEMYYGSPASSKASGSKSATLGNTGVSKSKLLSKAAKNPYAAYSSSCTKCKTKITQGHSYCQKCAFKTDSCPMCGKPNKKSNPKAPTIDAYKNTLK; encoded by the exons ATGGTGTGCAGTAAGTGCTTGAAGCTCACCAAGAGCACAAAGCTCGCGACCCCAGAGGTCAAGAAAAAGAGTGAAATGTACTACGGATCACCGGCTTCTTCAAAGGCGAGCGGCTCTAAGTCAGCCACCCTGGGCAACACCGGAGTATCAAAG AGTAAGCTGCTATCCAAAGCAGCGAAGAATCCATATGCGGCGTATTCGAg CTCATGTACGAAGTGTAAAACCAAAATCACACAAGGCCACTCTTATTGCCAAAAATGCGCCTTCAAGACTGACT CTTGTCCCATGTGTGGGAAACCAAACAAAAAATCCAATCCCAAGGCTCCAACCATTGATGCGTATAAAAACACGCTGAAATAA